Genomic window (Spirosoma sp. KCTC 42546):
GCCATATAGAGTGCTGTCAGTCCCGATGACAACAAAAGCAAGACCGGAATAAAATAGGATAGTTTAGCCTCCTGATCCGCTGCCCAACCGAATGCGCCACCCAAAATCACCTCCTTCGACAGAAAGCCAGAAAACAAGGGTAGGCCCGCTAATGCGGCTGCACAGATTGTATAGCCAATAAACGTAGTCGATAAAACTTGTCGTAAGCCCCCCATTTGTCGCATATCCTGGGTATGCACTGCGTGAATAACTGCCCCTGCACTCAGAAATAGTCCGGCTTTAAAAAATGCATGGGTCAACAAATGAAACATGGCTCCGCTTACGTTTCCGGTTCCCATAGCCGCAACCATGAGCCCCAATTGTGATACCGTAGAGAAGGCTAGTACTTTCTTAATATCCGTCTGAAAAAGGGCAGAATACCCGCCCCAAATTGTCGTAATCGTGCCAATCAAGGCAACTACGACTAAGGCATCGGGGGAGAGTAATGGGTGAATTCGGGCGAGCAGAAAAATTCCTGCTGCTACCATGGTAGCGGCATGTAACAGGGCTGACACAGGCGTAGGTCCTTCCATAGCATCAGGAAGCCAGGTCAGTAATGGAAACTGCGCTGATTTACCAACGCAACCCATAAAGAGACAGAGTCCCAGCGCAGTAGGCAAAATTACCCCTTCGCTTTTAAGTGCCAGGGCCGAGAAATCAAGCGTACCGAAGTAATTGTAGGTTAGAAAAATGCCAACCAGGAACCCAATATCTCCAACCCGATTCATCAGGAATGCTTTTTTAGCTGCTTTCGATGCTGCCTGACGTTCGGCATAAAAACCGATTAGCAGATAGGAAGCCAGGCCAACTAGCTCCCAAAAGGCATACATGACGAGTAGATTACCCGCCAGAACAATGCCTAACATAGCCCCAATGAACAATTGCAGATACCCAAAATAACGGCGCAATTTCGGCTCATCGTGCAAGTAGGAGAGGGAATAAATCTCTACTAACAAGGCCACAAAATGCACCAGGACTAACATCATGGCAGCCATTGCATCGACCCGGAGCGTCATTGGGAACGATATACCCGACAAAACCGCCCAATCGCCCTGAATCATTAAGGGTTGATCCGGCAATTGTAAAGCCAGGGCAACCGATAAAATCAGCCCTAGGCCAGTCAGTACAATAGCCAATAAGCCCGCAGTCCGTCGACTTGCTCCTGTTAGTATTAGAAACCCGGCAAAAGGCAAGCCTAGCAAGAGAGCAGGTAGCAAATGAATCAGTTGGGGAGTATCGACGGGCATTCGTTGTCAGTCAGAATTGGCCGCAAATATCCCCATTATCCTGTGGGGAAGCAAACGGCTTTTTAGCCAGTTTTCAGCCAGCCAGTTATACTTAGTCGTTCACGAGTGGCGGGCAGCACCTCGTGTTCGAGTCGTCCACTTTCAAAACACACCAGCCGTCCAGCGGTTGGGGCAATTGTCAGTTGTCGCTCGGAGTTGCTATCGGAATCCGGCAGGTAGAGCGCTAGTTGCCCCCCATCGGTTTCTTTCCAATCTATATTAAGGTAACAGATAACGGATAGTTTTCGGCGCGAATCGCTTCGAAACTGGTCTAGATGGCGTTTGTAAAACGTGCCAGCCGGGTAGCGAGCGTAGTGAAACTCGAACTCCCGTAAACCCAGATAACAAGTCTGATTGGCGTACTGAACAAACTCACCAATAAGTTGCAAAAAAGCAGTTTCGTCCGGAGTGGCTGTAGCTTCGTCGATCCATAAAATCTCATCGCCCCGAATTGCATTTTCAACTAGTATCTGCTGATTACCGATACCGGCCGCCCGAAACTGTCCAGCAATATGGCGCTCGTGTAGTCGATTAGCCAGTGCTTTGACTTCGCCCAAACTCAGGAAATCGTCTACGATTCCGTAACCGTGCGTAACTATGCCATCAATGATAGGTTCAAAAAGTGGATTCATTGTTTCAGTTCATTCAACTCATCCAACTGGGCCGTGCGGAAATGACGGTATACCTGTAAGACAATGGCCAGAGCAACTGCTGACTCCGCTGCTGCTACGACCATAACGAATAAGGCTAGCATTTGCCCTTGTAAGCGGTCAGGGTCATATTGGCTAAATGCAACAAGATTAATATTTACGCCATTAAGCATTAGCTCAATACCCATAAGTACGACGATTACATGGCGTTTTACGAGCACAACCGCGAGCCCGATACTGAACAAAGCCGCACCTACGATCAAAAATAAATGACTATCAACGGGTTCCATTGCGAGCTAATTTTGCCAGTGGAGAAGCCAGGTAAGTAGCCCCCACGAGAGCAGCTAATAGTAGAATACCTGCCAGTTCAAACGGAACGACATATTCGGTCATAAGTTGCTTACCAATCGTGTTCACTGTGCTCTGCCAGCCAACGGGTTGATTTAATAGAGCAAAATTTGCCCGAACCAGTAGCGTAAACAAAGCCACAAACAAGCTGCCTGCTACCAATACCGCTAGTACCCATCCTGACCAACTCCCAGAGCGATTCAACGATGCAATCCGGTTGGGTTGCTGGCTAGTTACATCCCCCGGCGGCTCAGGTTTGTGCGTGAGCATAACCCCAAAGATCACCAATACTAACACGCCCCCCACATAAATCATAATCTGGGCAATGGCCAGAAAATCAGCACTTGCTAATACGAACAATCCGGCTACACCAAGCAATGTTAGCAGCAAAAAAAAGGCTGCATAAAGCACATTACGAGTGAATAAAACTGCCAATGCCCCTACAATACTCAGACTAGCAAAGGCATAAAACGCAAGTTGGATCACAAATTTGTCGATTTTGTTTAGTTACTCTGCCTGTTCACTGTCAGGCTTAGCCTTGGGTTTCATCGTTGGCCGAAAGGCCGGTTTCGACTTAGGCGGTTGTTCAACCATCGGAACGTCAACTATATCACCAGCACCTTCAGTTGTAGCCACAATGTTTTCTACGTTAGGCTCTACTGCGTCAGTTTTAGGCACCACCTTCGGTTTCATGGTTGGCCGAAAGGCCGCTGGTTTTGCCACTGGCGCATCCGATGGTGTCACGTTCAACGATTCATCTATTGGCTCCTCCACTGGCTTTACGGGCTTCATGGTTGGCCGGAAAGCAATTGGCTTGGGTTTTGAGACTTCGGAGACTACAGGAGGCTCTGGTTTCGGCTCTTCCTGCTTTGTTACTGTCGGCTTCATCGTTGGCCGAAAGGCCGGTTTCGGTTTGGGTGGCTCTGAGGTTGGCAAGGCCTCTGGCTGTTTTACCGGCGGTTTCATTGTCGGCCGAAAGCCTGCTGGCTTCACACTTGGCTTGGGTGTTACTGGCTCCGCTTCTAATGGAGATTCAGCACTCGCGTTAGCCTCAGGTGTGGGTAGTTGAGGTGCTCCTCCAGCCGTACCAGGTTTCATCGTTGGCCGGAAAGCGGGCTTTGATACAACTGGCTTTTCGGGAGCTGTTTCCCCTGGTGACACATCGGCAGGCACGTCCGTAACCTTCGTTACAGGCTTTTGGGTCGGCTTAAACACTGGGCGTTTGGTAGTTTCTAGGCCACCCTGCGCAATTTGTTGCATTTCCTGGGGAGTAGCATCCGTCAATGGATGCTCAATGGATGACCCTTCGGAGTTGGCTGGTTCTTTAGGCTCCGCTTTAGGAGCAGGTTTTGCAGTTGGACGAAATACAGGCCGGGCTGGACTGGCTTTAGGAAGTACCGGTTCATCTGGAACCTGAATTTGTGTTGCTTTTGCAGCTACCTGGGCCGCTTTGGCGGCTTCTTTCTCCACTAAGAACTGTTCGTACAAGGATCGTTTTTCGGTAGCCTGCTCTTCAGTCAGGTTCGAAAAGTTGTAGGTCAGTTTGCCTAGCTCAAATTCACTATAATCGAACTTTTTATCCATTGTCAGGCACTCAGTAGGACAAACTACCGTACAAAGGCCGCAGTAGCAGCACTTCGCCATGTCAATGTCAAACTTGGCAGCATATAAGCGTATAGGAGACCCATCGGATGCGCGCCCAACTTCTTCAGTGGCTTTTATGGCATCAATTGTTATACAGTCGACCGGGCAAACTTTCGCGCATTTATCGCAGACGATACAATCGTCGATTTCATTGCGGAGCCGATAGCGCCCATTATCAGGAATAGGTAGTTGCTCATGCGGATACTGAAGTGTGACCAGCCCATTTTGCAGATCAAAATAGTTATCACTGGCAATGCCCTCTGGTGTTCGGCGATGGGTAGCATTACGGAGATGACGCAACGTTAAACTTAATCCCTTAAGCGTTGTTCGTATACCCGATTGTATGTCCTTAAAGTATGACATGTAGGAATGGTGAACGAGCGAATGATAGAATGACCGAGCCGCCGGTGCGGTGAATAGTTAATGTGAACGTATTCACTCATTCTATCATTCAAAATTAAATTGGGGGAAACCGATCTGGCTCGGCTTCGCTCATCAGTGCATATACGGTTTCAATTACATCATCCACGTTTGGTTTCGAGAAATAATCCCCATCGGAGCCGTAAGGTGGTCGATGCGGTTTTGCCGATAAAGTACGCGGTGCCGAATCTAGGTAACGATACGCATTTTGGCACTCTACAACCTGCTGCATCATATAAGCCGATGCGCCACCAGGAACATCTTCATCAGCAAAAAGTACACGACTCGTTTTTTTAATAGAATCAATGATGCTGTGGTGAACATCAAATGGTAGCAACGTCTGTACATCAATGACTTCAACACCGATACCCATCTGTGCCAATTGACCCGCAGCTTCCATCACAATCCGGCACATCGACCCATAGGTAACTACCGTTACATCAGAACCGGGGCGCAGTATATCAGGAACACCTAGAGGTACGCAAAAGTCGTTTAAGTTATTGGGCAACAGTTCTTTCAGACGATAGCCATTCAAGGATTCAATCAGTAAAGCCGGGTCATCGCCTTTAATGAGTGTATTGTAAAAACCGGCGGCCTGAACCATATTTCGCGGAACGAGTATGTGTAAACCACGCAGGCTACTCAGCATGGTACCCATAGGCGAACCCGAATGCCAGATGCCTTCCAGTCGGTGGCCACGTGTACGTATAATAAGCGGTGCCTTCTGCCCCCCTTTTGTTCGATATAGCAACGTTGCCAAATCATCGGTCAGCGTTGCTAATGTGTAATACACATAATCGAAATATTGAATCTCGACTATAGGCCGCAGGCCTCGCATAGACATCCCAATACCCTGCCCAATAATAGTTGTTTCACGAATGCCGGTATCGGTAATACGTATTTCACCAAATTTTTCCTGCAAGCCCGCAAAACCCTGATTAACGTCACCAATTTTTCCTACATCTTCGCCCAATGCCACTACGCGCGGGTCGCGGGTAAACAAGCTATCAAAATACCGTTGTAGAATCAGATAACCATCCAGAGCCGGACTATCGTCTGAAAACGTAGGCGATACGGCCTCCACCCGCATGGGTGAATCGGGCGACTCACTATATAAATGCGAACTAAACCGGTCATTATTTTCAGCATTCGTACGCTCGAGCCAGGCCTTTAAGCGTTGGCGGGCTGGACCAGCATCGGTTCGTATCAGGCGAAGTGCTTTCCGTATGGCAGCTACTGAATCCCTGCGGATGGGCGTAACCGTTTTTCGGAGCTCCTCCCGAATCGCCATCAATTCGGCTGATTTGGGATTATGTCGGGCGGCTTGTTGAAGTAAATCAAGCGATTCCTCAAAATCAACTTTCATCGAAGCCTGATACGCACTCCAGGCCTCAATACGCGCTTGCTTGGCTGATTTTTTGGCGTCAGTTTCAATCGCTTCCAGTTCGTCATCGGAAGCGTATCCGTTTTCCAGAATCCACTGGCGGAACATCCGGTTGCAGTCATGTTCCGTCTCCCAATCCAGGCGGTCTTTCGACTTATACCGCTCATGAGAACCCGACGATGAATGGCCTTGGGGCTGGGTCAGTTCCTGCACATGAACCAGCACTGGCACATGTTCTTCACGGCAGATATGGGCAGCTTGTTGATAGGTTTCAAACAACCCAACGTAATCCCAGCCTTTTACGGTAAAAATCTCAATGCCTTTATCATTGCCATCTCGCTGAAAACCTGCCAATGCTTTTGAGATACTTCCTTTAACCGTCTGATATTCAACAGGCACTGAAATGCCATATCCATCGTCCCAAACCGACATAAGTAACGGCACCTGCAACACACCGGCTGCGTTCATAGTCTCCCAGAACATACCCTGCGAAGTAGATGCATCGCCAATGGTCGCAAAAACGATTTCATTTCCGTTATGCGAAAAATTTGTCAGATCGGCTAAATCAGGATTATTTCGAAACAGTTTAGACGCATAAGCCAATCCCAGCGAACGAGGGATTTGCCCCGCTGTGGGCGCAATATCGCAGACAGAGTTGTAGAGTTCAGTTTGATTCCGCCATAGCCCTTGTTCATCGAGCCAGCGAGTAGCAAAGTGGCCATTCATAGACCGACCGGCGGTATTAGGTTCTGCCTCCAGATCGGTATGCGCATAGAGCTGGGCAAAAAACTCCGTCCAGCGCAGCTCGCCTAAAGCAGCCACAAAGGTCTGGTCTCGGTAATAGCCAGAGCGAAAATCCCCACGATTAAATGCACGAGCAGCCGCCAGTTGAGCGAGTTCTTTGCCATCGCCAAAAATGCCGAATTTAGCGCGGCCTCCCATTACATCACGTCTCCCCAACAAACTAACCTGACGACTTTCATACGCCAACCGATAGTCCGATAGGATTTTTTCACGACTTAAAATATCAGTCGAGCGGAGTTGTTCGTTTGCTATCACAACAGAGCTACGGATTGAAATCGTCTAACAATCAATTTATCGATGAAGTGGCTGGCACCGTATACATCGATCACCAAGCGAAAGTAAAAGTAAGATAAAACAAGTCAGCTTTCAAAAAAACGATTTTTTCAGTTTCTTTGTTAACCGAACAACAACCTGCAAGAATTGGCAAAGTGTTTGCTATGATTGAGGTTTGTAAGGGTTAAGCATCTTAACAACCAAATCATAATTCCGTTTAGTCCAATGAAAAAGATTTTTTCACTTTTCGTAGCTTTATTTGTGTTGGTCGCAGTTAGCTACGCCCAAAAAGGAGTTCTGAAATTTGCGAAAGAAACGCACGATTTCGGCAAAGTTGAGCAGGGAAAACCAGTAACGTACGTATTTGAGTTCAAGAATACAGGTACCGATCCGGTTGTTATCAATGATGCACAGGCCTCCTGCGGCTGCACGAAGCCAAGTTGGACTCGCGAACCAGTTATGCCAGGCAAAACGGGTACTGTTTCGGCTACCTTTAATGCTGCTGCTGCCGGCCCATTCAACAAGTCGGTTACGGTAACGAGCAATGCAGAAGCTGGTCAAACAGTTCTGTACCTGAAAGGTGAAGTAGTATCAGCAGCCGCTGCCGCAGAAACTGCCGCTGCTCCTGCTGCCGCTCCTGCTGCTAAAGACAAGAAAAAAGGTACAAAAACTTCACGCTAATCTACTGAAGGGTTAATAGTGTGGTTAAGAAAGGCATCTGGTAGTTTACCGGATGCCTTTTTTTATGCTCTATCATCTATTATCAGGCCTTGTAACCGACTGGCTAAGCCAGCATCCGTTCTTCCTATATCAGTTTTTTAAGCACTGATTTTCAGCTACATTTAGGATGTCTTCTGAACAAAAACCGTTTATGACACCGCCCCAACGCCAGTAATGCTGGCCATTTTTTGTCCCCTGCCCGTATCAGTTCTTAACCATCTAGTTCACTAGTAGTCGTTTGATAGAACGGCTCATCTCCATTTACACTATGTTTTTTATTGTTCTTGGCACTCTAGCGTTAATCGCTGGGTTTGCTATAAATACCCCTGCGCTGACTTTTTCGCGCTTTTCACGGCCAGCTAAAGTGGCTGGTATTATTTTAATTATATTGGGATCCCTCACGGCCAGCGTCCGACAAATTGATGCTGGACAGGTTGGAATTATTTCGTTGTTCGGTAATGTCAGCGACCGTACGTTAAACTCTGGATTGAACTTCGTTAATCCACTGGCCAGTGTAACCGAATTTAATTTGCAAACGCAAAATTACACGATGTCGGCAGCCCACGATGAGGGTCAGAAGCAAGGAGACGATGCGATTCGGGTACTCACTGCCGATGGGCTGGAAGTTGTAATCGACCTAACTGTGCTATATCGAGTGGTTGCGGCCGATGCTCCCAGGATCTACCGGGAAATTGGGGAAGATTATACGGACAAAGTTGTTCGCCCAATTACCCGTACGCGTATCCGGGACAACGCGGTTTACTATGATGCTGTGGCTCTTTACTCGACTCGTCGTGATGAGTTCCAAACTCGAATCTATAAAACTATCGAAGCCGACTTCCAGAAACGAGGTCTTCTGCTGGAACAATTGCTGATTCGTAACATCGACCTGCCCGCTTCGGTTAAAAAGTCCATTGAATCAAAAATTAACGCTGAGCAGGATGCCCAAAAAATGCAGTTTGTTCTGCAAAAAGAACGGCAGGAAGCAGAACGGAAACGAGTTGAAGCACAGGGCATTGCAGATTATCAAAAGATCATCTCCACTGGTCTGAGCGATAAACAACTACAGTACGAACAAATCAAAGCTCAACGTGAACTGGCCGCATCGCCAAACGCTAAGATCGTGATTATGGGCGCACGTGGGAATGTACCTTTGATTTTGAACGATAACTAACAGACCGTTTGAGTGAGCTATAGTAAGAAACCCATCTCTCAAGTTTAAGCGCTTGACAGATGGGTTTCTTATTGAATTGATACTCTTATGGTTTCGGAGTTGTCAAGGCTGTCAACCAGGCCTTACAGGCATCTGGCCAGGTATTGAGCGATCCAAATTTTGCTGTGCGCATGCCAAAACCGTGTCCTCCCGTAGGATACAAGTGCATTTCGGCAGGTACTTCGTTCTTTAAGCAAGCCAAGTAAAAACTTATACTATTTTCGACTGGAACACCTTTATCATTTTCAGCATGCACCAGAAATGTAGGTGGTGTTTGGGGGGTTACCTGCAACTCATTTGAATAATAAGCAATCAGTTCAGGCGAAGTATTCAATTTCCCTAATAGTTTATCCCGGGAGCCAGTATGTGCCTTTTCGCCGAATGTAATTACGGGATAAAGTAAAATTGCAAAGTTCGGTTTAGCCAGTTCACTAGCTTTGGGGCCACGATTGTAATGCGTTGCAAGAGTAGCTGCCAGGTGTCCGCCCGCCGAGAAGCCCATCACCCCAATTTTAGCAGGGTCAATACCGTAACGACCAGCGCTCTGCCGGATTAGGATCATACCCTGCATAGCATCCATTAAGGGCACTTCCTGCTGATTGGTCATTATTTCGGGGTTGGGCAATCGGTATTTTAGTACGAAAGCCGCTACACCCATTTCATTGAACCAACGAGCTATATCAGAACCTTCATGACTGGCAGCCAGTATTCCGTATCCTCCACCAGGACAAATCATAACGGCCGCTCCAGTCCCTTTTCCCTTAGCAGGTATGTAGGCCGTTAGGGTTGGCATAGATACATTGCTAATCCGAAGAATACCATTTGCATCTGTTTCTGACTTTTCAGTAATCTTAGCTCCAGCGATTGAATTCGGAATGGCGTCATCTGGCCAAAGCTTAATCACTTCCTGCGATAAGGCAATTTGAGGTAATACAGTGCCAAGAAGCATACTCAATAGAACGAAACGCATAAATAATAACGGCTTAGGAGCCACCATCAAAGTTAATAACTAAAAAAGCCGACCATCAGGCCGGCTCTACTCATATTTCTACCTCAGTATCGGAATCAGATTGTGTAGTATTCGCCCCCCCATGCAATACATCTATTAGTTCCTTCACCCGATAAACGGTCGTGTTATAACGATTTCCGAGGATTATAATCACATATTCATCTTTGGGACTAAACCAAAACATCGAATTATAGCCCTTCCACCAGCCCGAATGATAAATATATTCGGGTTGGTTCGTATCATTTAGCATCATACGGAACCCATACCCATAATTTTTAGCGCCTTTTCGCTCAAAACTACGCGGGATAAAGGCTTCCGCCAGCATTTTTTTCGGTAATAAGCAGTCACCATTCAATGCCCGATACCATCGAAACAAATCGCCGGTGGTGGAATAAATACCCTTATCACCAACAACATCGTCGTAATAATCTTTCGGAATCCGGCGGTTCCACTGATAGCCTGCGGTTCGATGATGATTAATTGAATCGTTTTTAGTCGTTGCCACAAAGGTCTGGTGCATACCCAGTGGTTCGAAGATTGTCTTATGAATAAATGCCTCGTAGCTCTGACCGGTTACTTTTTCAATGATTGAGGCCAGCACCATATAGTTCGTGTTACTATAACTAAAGCTACGGCCAGGAATATTGTAGGCTTTAGGCGTTGGTTTTACCGTAGCAAACCAGTGCATAATGGTTGCATTGGAGGGATAGGGTTTTTCTTTCTTGTAAAAATTAACCTTCATACTGTCGTCGAAGGCATACTGATAATTAGGCAATCCGCTGCGGTGGCTCAACAACTCGCGAATCGTGATACCATGATAGGGGAAATTTGGATAGAATTTCTGAATCGTATCTTCAAACTTCAGTTTCCCGGCTTCAATCAGTTTCAGCGTACCAACTGCCGTGAATGTCTTCGAGAGCGATGCCAGTTGAAATTTCGAATCGTCGACTAATGTATCACGCTGGTTGCGCTCAAAATGGCCCAGCCCAAAACAATTCTTGTAGAGCACAATACCCTTTTGAGCGACCAACACATTCCCATTCAGCCCCCCCCTTACTTTTTGCTGAAATATTTCATCGATCTGCTGGGTTTTCTTCTCAGCGTTAATCTGCTGACGAATAGCCATTTCTTCGTTTGATGTCAGAGCTTGTCCGTCGGCGCAAGTCCGCATGTCCCGCACCGACCGATTGAGGTTTCTCTGGGAATCCTGTCCACAGGACATGCCCATTCCAACCATGACTAAAATACTTAACCAACTCCACATTTTATTCGTCAACACCATCCCCACGCCCGTTATTCATAGTTATTATATCGACCAAGTTACAGTAAAAATAGGACTGATTTGAGATACTAATCCGCATTTTCCATTAAAATCATGTGAAAGTTTGTTAATGGTCTCATGGGTAACGTATTACTTAGAATCCCCGCCGAGGTGAAATAATCACCTGACGTTTACCACTCAACATACCCGTCTTTCGCAAGCCGACGTATGCGCCTACGCTATTTGGTAGCAACTCACCTGCATCTACGGCAAACGAGCCATTCAATATCGTTCCACCAAACAGGTTTAGCGGCAAAGAAGCTGTAAACAAGCCCGAAAACTGAGATGGAATCGTAAGGTAAGGTATTGCATACGTACCTGCATTCTTACTAAAGGATAATCGAGCGATAAGGTCTACTTTATTAAAAACTAAAGCACTAAGGCCAGCATGAAACACGCTAACCCGATTGTTAGCAATTCCATATCGGGATGGTAAAGTTGCACTTATTTCCTGTTGCGGGATCAGGAATGGAGTCCCGATAGTACGCCCAAAGTAAGTCCAGCCATCAATAAACTGGCTATGATTAAAATAATCATCCCTTCCTCTACGCTTAGGGTCATCAATAATGAAGACATCTCCCCCCTGACTACCCGTAAATAGGTACTCAACTGTGATTTGCCGTAAAAAAAAGTTACCTCCAGTCGGCTTCTGACGATTTTTAAGACGTAGTCCATTAAGACCATCCTGAAGATTTGTCCCATAGAATAAGGACCCATCATCATATAGAAATTGTCGATAGATAAAAATATTCCAATTAGATAAATCCATATCTGCCGCTGCATCAAGAGACCCTAAATGATTACCAATTCGATTATCCTCAAAAGAAGTTAGGTTTTTGTCAGTTGTATAATCAGCCCCCCGAGTACCCAATACTACGGCAGGATAGTAGCGAATGGATGACGGAAGCTGACCGTTAACTGATACTACTGGGCCTAAATAATTAGAGTAACCAGCCCAAATAACTTCATGATTGAAACCACCATACAGCCTAAATTTCCAGGATGGTTTACCGATACGGCCATAAATATATAATTGATGCAAGTAGGAGCCTGTCACTAATCGGTCTGAGTTCTCAAACCAACCGTGCGAGAATGCTCCCATCATGGAGACTACGCCTTTCGTAAAAGGAAGCGACGTAAACGTAGGCAAGCCGAGCTGAATTTTAGGTATCGGAAGCGCATTGCCTGACCAGGCATAAGCCCCTGTTGTTAGAAGCGTGTCAACCAAGCCAACCATCTCTTTCCGACGACCAGCATAGAGTTCAAAAGCGCCAAAACGACCTTTTACGTATGCTTCTGGAAGAAGAAATTGAGTTGTCGTACCAAGATTAGCAACTACGTTGATACCATACCCCCAATCCATTTTTGGTTTATAACCCGTACTGTCGATAGGTTGATAATCTAATCGAAATCCAGCATTTAATTGTAAAGCGGGATTCTTTAGGGGAACAGTTCCATATTGATTGGCACGCAGCCAAAAAGGTGTTTGTGCTGATGAACCCAAGGCACCTACCTCCAATTGATATTGATTAACTCGCTGTCCATACAGTAGCGTACAACTGGCAATTATGATTAACCCATACCAAATCCACAAAAACAGAAATCTCATAGAAGCTAGGTCGATTATATAACAAGCAGCAGCAATTACTTGCCACGGCCCTGTGCCATTACCCGAAGCGTTTGGGCAATAATCCACATATCGAACAAGAATGACCGGCGTTTGGGATAAAGCAGATCATAGCGTAACCGCTGCACCATTTCATCAATGCTGGCGGCATACCCATATTTAATCTGGCCGATGGAGGTAATACCAGGTTTTACACTCAATAGGGAGCGATACTCAGGAGCGATTTCGACAATTTGATCAATGAAATACTGCCGTTCTGGTCTTGGCCCTACTACTGACATGTCCCCAATGAGCACATTATAGAACTGAGGAATTTCATCAAGGCGAGTCTTCCGCATAAAGCGTCCCCAAGGAGTAATTCGATTATCTAGTAATCCACCCGACAATACTGGGCCCGACTTTTCAGCATCAATATACATGCTCCGGAACTTGTATATTTTAAATGGTTTTCCTCCCTGACCGATGCGCTCCTGTGCATAAAATATTGGTCCATCAGATGTAAGTCGTGTTATAGCCGCAATAATAATAAATAGGGGTAGCCCTAAGCCCAATGCCAATAATGAGAATATTATATCAAATGAGCGCTTAAATATATTGACTTGAAAATCGAAGATTAGCTCTGATGAAAGATTCAAAACAGGTAACACATCATGGTATTCAATTGATGTACTACGAGCTAAAAATCCCCTAAAGTCAACCAGTATCTTCACTTGGTAATCAAATACTTCTGCATTATCTACAACAGCTTTCAGTCGTTCGTTATTCATATAGGGCATACAGCAGTAGACACAATCAACTCGATTCGTGCGTGTATACTCTAAGAGATTCTCGTATCCACCCTGGAGAAATTCAGCATTTTCT
Coding sequences:
- a CDS encoding sugar transferase, with the translated sequence MRHRYSILFFPLHVIVDFLSLNTAFLGAYWMKFQTLEAVSQAPYASLWGLFNIIWLIEILLVKPYIYPRQLFKSGHLIRQLLLLTFVHVAVIAVCWVAIQGYYYSREHLLITYLLFLFFGGAFRVGGVLFLKEYRARGYNNRRYIIAGYGKLANTIRGFYDTHPEMGFHFCGYFDESTPENAEFLQGGYENLLEYTRTNRVDCVYCCMPYMNNERLKAVVDNAEVFDYQVKILVDFRGFLARSTSIEYHDVLPVLNLSSELIFDFQVNIFKRSFDIIFSLLALGLGLPLFIIIAAITRLTSDGPIFYAQERIGQGGKPFKIYKFRSMYIDAEKSGPVLSGGLLDNRITPWGRFMRKTRLDEIPQFYNVLIGDMSVVGPRPERQYFIDQIVEIAPEYRSLLSVKPGITSIGQIKYGYAASIDEMVQRLRYDLLYPKRRSFLFDMWIIAQTLRVMAQGRGK
- a CDS encoding capsule assembly Wzi family protein, which gives rise to MRFLFLWIWYGLIIIASCTLLYGQRVNQYQLEVGALGSSAQTPFWLRANQYGTVPLKNPALQLNAGFRLDYQPIDSTGYKPKMDWGYGINVVANLGTTTQFLLPEAYVKGRFGAFELYAGRRKEMVGLVDTLLTTGAYAWSGNALPIPKIQLGLPTFTSLPFTKGVVSMMGAFSHGWFENSDRLVTGSYLHQLYIYGRIGKPSWKFRLYGGFNHEVIWAGYSNYLGPVVSVNGQLPSSIRYYPAVVLGTRGADYTTDKNLTSFEDNRIGNHLGSLDAAADMDLSNWNIFIYRQFLYDDGSLFYGTNLQDGLNGLRLKNRQKPTGGNFFLRQITVEYLFTGSQGGDVFIIDDPKRRGRDDYFNHSQFIDGWTYFGRTIGTPFLIPQQEISATLPSRYGIANNRVSVFHAGLSALVFNKVDLIARLSFSKNAGTYAIPYLTIPSQFSGLFTASLPLNLFGGTILNGSFAVDAGELLPNSVGAYVGLRKTGMLSGKRQVIISPRRGF